One Branchiostoma floridae strain S238N-H82 chromosome 15, Bfl_VNyyK, whole genome shotgun sequence DNA window includes the following coding sequences:
- the LOC118431708 gene encoding cytochrome P450 2U1-like encodes MSIFKLIVTVIHDYTNFTTVLLAVFVFLLINKLFMRSSNLPPGPRPWPLVGNLFILSQDAAQIQFTEWTRQYGNVFTIYYGPKPVVVLNGYNTIQEALINKGDDFSDRPGLNKSLGVAFAPYGPIWKEQRKFTMMGLRDFGFGKRSLEGRILEEAEALRREIIKTDGKPFNIFPLLRKAITNVICSIVFGARHEYEDAAFGTFLEDVDIRFRTSTVINRVYRVLRRVPILGRSSQRLHQATERMRQFVKTKVDKHHRDFDSDDIRDFVDVYIKEMRKGQNENFTDPQLVHLVIDLIMAGTDTTSQSLYWILLYMIVYPGTQQQAQDEIYRTFGDSALPTTAKHKEVPFTEAVIAEVQRINSVAPLTIPRCTSNDTVMYGYDIPRGTMVHVNLWSVLRDPSLWEEPDQFKPERFLDNQGQFMKKDAFIPFSIGRRFCLGTQLAKMELFMFTTYLLQHFTFKLPEGAPVPSTVGKLGMSNGPRPYELCAIPK; translated from the exons ATGTCTATCTTCAAGCTGATCGTCACAGTGATCCACGACTACACTAACTTCACTACAGTCTTGCtggctgtgtttgtgtttttgttgatcAACAAGTTGTTTATGAGGTCCAGTAACCTGCCGCCCGGACCCCGCCCATGGCCTCTCGTCGGAAACCTGTTTATCCTGAGTCAG gatgCTGCACAAATACAGTTTACTGAGTGGACAAGGCAGTACGGCAATGTCTTCACTATCTACTACGGACCCAAGCCAGTGGTGGTTCTCAATGGGTACAACACCATCCAAGAGGCCCTCATCAACAAGGGGGACGACTTTTCAGATCGACCGGGTCTTAATAAATCTCTAG GTGTTGCGTTTGCCCCGTACGGTCCAATCTGGAAAGAACAGAGGAAGTTCACCATGATGGGCCTTCGGGACTTCGGTTTTGGGAAGAGGAGTTTGGAGGGCAGAATCCTGGAGGAGGCTGAAGCTCTCAGGAGGGAGATCATAAAGACTg ATGGTAAACCCTTCAACATCTTCCCCTTGTTGAGGAAGGCCATAACCAATGTCATCTGCTCTATCGTGTTCGGTGCGCGGCATGAATACGAAGACGCCGCCTTTGGAACTTTCCTAGAGGACGTTGACATCAGGTTTCGAACCTCGACCGTCATCAATCGAGTTTACCGGGTACTACGCCGCGTCCCCATACTCGGGCGATCTTCGCAAAGATTACACCAGGCAACGGAAAGGATGCGACAGTTTGTAAAAACTAAAGTTGACAAACATCACAGAGACTTTGATTCTGACGACATTCGGGACTTTGTAGATGTCTACATAAAAGAGATGAGGAAAGGACAAAATGAGAACTTTACGGACCCACAACTTGTGCATTTGGTTATTGACCTGATTATGGCTGGAACAGACACCACATCCCAGAGTCTGTATTGGATTCTCCTCTACATGATAGTCTATCCTGGGACACAACAACAAGCCCAGGACGAAATCTACCGTACGTTTGGAGATAGCGCTTTGCCCACGACGGCAAAACATAAGGAGGTTCCGTTTACAGAGGCGGTCATTGCGGAGGTACAGCGAATCAACAGCGTAGCTCCGCTGACTATCCCTCGCTGTACGTCAAACGATACCGTGATGTACGGATACGACATTCCGAGAGGCACCATGGTGCATGTGAACCTGTGGTCAGTATTGAGGGACCCCAGCCTCTGGGAAGAACCAGACCAGTTCAAACCAGAACGTTTCCTGGACAACCAAGGACAGTTCATGAAGAAAGATGCCTTCATACCTTTCTCAATTG GTCGGCGATTCTGCCTTGGCACTCAGTTGGCCAAGATGGAACTGTTCATGTTCACCACATATCTGCTGCAGCACTTCACCTTCAAACTGCCAGAGGGCGCACCTGTACCATCTACTGTGGGGAAGCTTGGCATGTCCAATGGACCCAGGCCTTATGAGCTGTGTGCCATTCCAAAGTAG